A region from the Deltaproteobacteria bacterium genome encodes:
- a CDS encoding pirin family protein, with translation MHSARSIKKILKSAPTIEGAGVHLKRAFGYHQIPQLDPFLLLDDFHSAQPADYLRGFPWHPHRGIETITYILQGRVEHGDSLGNKGVISSGDVQWMTAGSGIIHQEMPKGREDGLMWGFQLWANLPASHKMMEPRYQDIKREQIPEIRLDTGVKIKLICGIVNNVRGPVQDIVIDPAYLDVMVPSETEFTHHVQAGYTVFAYVIEGEAYFDLKKERHIGAESLIIFEDGDEVKISTEEEGARFLLISGRPLREPVAWRGPIVMNTQEELNIAFEEYERGTFLKHR, from the coding sequence ATGCATTCTGCAAGGAGCATAAAAAAAATCCTTAAAAGCGCACCGACGATTGAAGGCGCAGGGGTACACTTAAAGAGGGCGTTTGGCTACCATCAGATACCGCAGCTTGATCCCTTTTTGTTGCTTGATGATTTTCATTCAGCGCAGCCCGCTGACTACCTCAGGGGTTTTCCATGGCATCCTCATCGCGGCATTGAGACAATCACCTATATATTACAGGGCCGGGTCGAGCATGGCGACAGTCTCGGCAATAAAGGGGTAATATCTTCTGGTGATGTGCAGTGGATGACCGCTGGGAGCGGCATTATCCATCAGGAGATGCCGAAAGGACGTGAAGACGGTTTGATGTGGGGATTTCAACTCTGGGCCAATCTTCCCGCTTCACATAAGATGATGGAACCCCGCTATCAGGACATTAAAAGGGAGCAGATTCCGGAGATACGATTGGATACCGGCGTGAAGATCAAGCTCATTTGCGGTATTGTCAATAATGTCCGGGGGCCGGTGCAAGATATCGTTATTGACCCCGCGTATCTCGATGTGATGGTTCCGTCGGAAACTGAATTTACGCATCATGTTCAGGCAGGGTATACCGTATTTGCCTATGTGATAGAAGGTGAGGCGTATTTTGATTTAAAGAAAGAGAGACATATAGGGGCTGAGAGTTTGATAATCTTTGAAGATGGCGACGAAGTGAAGATTTCTACGGAGGAGGAAGGAGCACGATTTCTGCTTATATCCGGCAGACCGCTGAGAGAACCTGTTGCCTGGCGTGGTCCGATTGTGATGAATACGCAGGAAGAGTTGAATATTGCGTTTGAAGAATATGAGCGGGGAACTTTTCTCAAACATCGTTAA
- a CDS encoding FMN-binding protein yields MKIYISILLLAVVLLWTNPVTGKVYLTKDDALKQAFPEAIETERLTVFLNDDDVKKIQELSKAKVNSKIFTYYMAKGKDGVIGYTVFESHIVRTKPEVFMLVITPKGDIAHIEILAFYEPEEYLPPKRWLDLFKGRRLDDRFRVRSGISAISGASITSEGITRAIRNILAIFELKILKKEGK; encoded by the coding sequence ATGAAGATTTACATATCCATACTGCTATTAGCTGTTGTTCTACTATGGACTAATCCTGTAACAGGCAAGGTCTATCTTACAAAGGACGATGCCCTGAAGCAGGCATTTCCCGAAGCCATTGAGACAGAAAGGCTTACCGTCTTTTTAAACGATGATGATGTAAAAAAGATTCAGGAGCTTTCAAAGGCTAAAGTCAACTCCAAGATTTTCACCTATTATATGGCAAAGGGGAAGGATGGTGTTATAGGCTATACTGTCTTTGAAAGCCACATAGTGAGGACAAAGCCAGAGGTTTTCATGCTTGTCATTACCCCAAAGGGGGATATCGCGCATATAGAAATCCTTGCATTTTACGAGCCTGAGGAGTATCTTCCTCCAAAGAGATGGCTTGATTTGTTCAAAGGCAGACGCCTGGATGACAGATTCAGGGTAAGAAGTGGTATAAGCGCCATTTCAGGCGCAAGCATAACATCAGAAGGGATAACGCGGGCGATAAGGAATATCCTTGCCATATTCGAATTAAAGATCCTCAAGAAGGAGGGGAAATGA
- a CDS encoding porin, producing MRGFRKILTGVVTTLVVVGFSLSGYAGEEDIKEIKKQIEVLTEEMEKLKLGAVAEPKYESFMGLGPAASKIYSMEKGLSIGGYGEVRYSNYTDSTKTDIADVSRFVLYTGYKFNDWIIMNTELEFEHAGFEAGGTTTDPEVVPEVFVEFTYLDFLLNPAFNLRPGLVLIPIGFLNEYHEPTVFHGVLRPDIEANIIPTTWREIGLMAHGQIGPLKYNAALVNGLTGTPAGKNFIRELRQKGSKVNADAFATVVRINYEPVTGLLLGGTYYAGELDSDAGDAENKSGTSGMEGDVTLWEVHAQYRLAGLQLRGLFTSGEMDGNAALKATKVGKEVEGWYLEAAYDIMPLIKSDSEMAITPFVRYEDYNTHKEVFEGQTSDKTFDRTVTTIGLGFKPYPNVIVKADYQEKDTSSDLPSGKGTGKDENKIDQFNIGIGFIF from the coding sequence ATGAGAGGGTTTAGAAAAATCTTAACAGGAGTTGTAACAACATTGGTTGTTGTTGGTTTTTCTTTGTCTGGTTATGCCGGTGAAGAGGATATTAAAGAGATAAAAAAACAGATTGAGGTGCTGACCGAGGAGATGGAGAAATTAAAGCTCGGCGCAGTCGCAGAGCCCAAGTATGAAAGCTTCATGGGGCTCGGCCCCGCGGCATCGAAGATTTACTCGATGGAAAAGGGGCTCTCCATCGGCGGTTACGGTGAAGTGCGGTATTCCAATTATACTGACTCAACAAAGACGGATATAGCCGATGTATCGCGGTTTGTCCTCTATACGGGCTATAAGTTCAATGATTGGATCATCATGAACACAGAGCTTGAATTTGAGCACGCCGGTTTTGAAGCGGGTGGTACGACTACAGATCCGGAAGTTGTCCCGGAAGTCTTTGTTGAATTTACCTACCTCGATTTTCTGCTGAATCCTGCGTTCAATCTGAGACCCGGTCTTGTCCTTATACCAATCGGTTTTCTCAATGAGTATCATGAGCCGACGGTATTTCATGGTGTGTTGAGACCGGATATTGAAGCCAATATCATTCCCACTACATGGCGGGAAATCGGACTCATGGCGCATGGTCAAATAGGGCCGCTCAAATACAATGCCGCGCTTGTAAATGGACTCACAGGCACGCCGGCGGGAAAAAACTTTATCCGAGAGTTACGGCAGAAAGGCTCAAAGGTAAATGCCGATGCCTTTGCAACCGTTGTTCGCATCAACTATGAACCTGTCACAGGGCTTCTCCTGGGCGGAACATACTATGCGGGTGAGCTTGACAGCGATGCAGGAGACGCGGAAAATAAGTCCGGCACCTCAGGAATGGAAGGGGATGTAACACTCTGGGAGGTGCATGCCCAGTATCGTCTGGCAGGTCTTCAATTGAGAGGGCTCTTTACAAGCGGCGAAATGGACGGCAATGCCGCGCTCAAAGCAACAAAGGTGGGAAAAGAGGTGGAAGGCTGGTATTTGGAGGCCGCATATGATATCATGCCGCTCATAAAATCCGACTCGGAAATGGCCATAACCCCCTTTGTGCGGTATGAAGATTATAACACCCACAAAGAGGTGTTTGAAGGCCAGACGAGCGACAAGACATTTGACAGGACGGTGACAACCATCGGTTTAGGCTTCAAGCCGTATCCAAATGTTATCGTAAAGGCGGATTATCAGGAAAAAGATACTTCATCTGATCTACCGTCCGGTAAGGGCACTGGAAAGGATGAAAATAAGATTGACCAGTTCAATATCGGGATAGGGTTTATATTTTAG
- a CDS encoding DUF2325 domain-containing protein, whose translation MSIAVVGGMDKLRGDYRRVAVRYGVSLHHFERDCPRLEERLGGMDAIIVFTYRVSHNAREKALSKKREGIPVLMCHSTGSVSSLKRCFEGITNERSIN comes from the coding sequence ATGTCTATTGCGGTGGTAGGAGGTATGGATAAGCTTAGGGGGGATTACCGGAGGGTGGCTGTGAGGTATGGTGTTAGTCTTCATCACTTTGAAAGGGATTGCCCAAGGCTTGAAGAAAGGCTGGGCGGGATGGATGCCATTATCGTATTCACCTACAGGGTATCCCATAATGCCAGGGAAAAAGCCCTATCTAAAAAAAGAGAAGGTATCCCCGTCCTTATGTGCCATTCTACCGGCAGTGTATCCAGCCTGAAGAGATGCTTTGAGGGGATTACAAACGAAAGAAGTATCAATTAA
- a CDS encoding DUF2325 domain-containing protein gives MCVTLIGGMDRAKNDYKRVASRYDITLKHFERECQNMKERLGDADAIIIFTNRISHSARNIALSKGKETNIPVFMCHSCGISSLKRCLDGLVQTIKRGSDVVI, from the coding sequence ATGTGCGTTACACTTATTGGAGGTATGGACAGGGCAAAGAATGATTATAAGAGGGTTGCGTCAAGATATGATATTACGCTAAAGCATTTTGAGAGGGAATGCCAGAACATGAAAGAGAGGCTTGGGGATGCCGATGCCATTATCATATTTACAAACAGAATATCCCATAGCGCCAGAAATATCGCACTTTCTAAGGGGAAAGAGACAAATATTCCTGTTTTTATGTGCCACTCATGCGGCATATCAAGCTTAAAAAGATGCCTTGATGGGTTAGTTCAAACTATTAAAAGAGGTAGTGATGTAGTTATATAG
- a CDS encoding iron transporter, with translation MKTLRTIFLALIMAALFYAPVFALETPIGLPQSLYGMEIAAVYLQAIEMEPKGIMKPRGESDIHLECDIKAAENNPNGFAAGEWIPNLTIHYTIIKLDTHQKIEGAMMPMAANDGPHYGDNVKMLGAGKYRVIYKVENPLKKGEFGRHTDRETGVRDWFKPFEIEWEFNFFGAGKKGGY, from the coding sequence ATGAAAACATTAAGAACAATATTTCTTGCACTAATTATGGCGGCGTTATTCTATGCGCCGGTATTTGCTCTTGAGACGCCGATAGGACTTCCCCAGTCCCTCTACGGCATGGAGATTGCCGCCGTGTATCTTCAGGCTATTGAAATGGAGCCGAAGGGTATTATGAAGCCGAGAGGGGAATCGGATATCCATCTTGAGTGCGATATCAAGGCAGCGGAGAATAACCCCAACGGTTTTGCAGCAGGGGAATGGATACCCAATCTTACCATCCACTATACAATCATAAAATTGGATACACACCAGAAGATAGAAGGGGCTATGATGCCTATGGCGGCGAATGACGGCCCGCATTATGGCGACAATGTAAAGATGCTTGGCGCTGGAAAATACAGAGTTATCTATAAAGTAGAAAACCCGCTTAAGAAAGGCGAATTTGGCAGGCACACTGATAGAGAGACCGGTGTCAGGGACTGGTTCAAGCCCTTCGAGATAGAATGGGAGTTTAACTTTTTTGGGGCCGGTAAAAAGGGCGGGTATTAA
- a CDS encoding 4Fe-4S binding protein encodes MNNVAGLIENFFVRNRERFGYIHMGMFVVFMALIFIPPFLSLPAEDDAIWNNFTLISRFLIWGLWFPLVLLSVILFGRLWCGLLCPQGALSEYAGRKGLNRPIPRWMRWEGMPVVSFIFITTLAQLIGARDYPPAAMEVLGGTMVLAAIVGFVYASGRRPWCRYLCPIGPLLGIFSRLGAVSFEKNGGNGKGCVCPTFINTTNKVASSNCIECFRCVNPETSSSLHLNIRRPGLEIEEIKTREPNILEVLFLFLATGLALGAFHWQVNPIYIQYKQAIGSFLLNYSLGDFIGKSGPWWIMVNYQEAGEVFNWLDFTSITSFMLLSMISITVVLFLLTLLSAFMLREKEDVMTKVARLGYLYTPVALISLVLGLGLILFQSLVSLGLNKETVHTIQWALFTGGGIWSLYMAARLHGLFSQAMIPNILGIGLVAAAWNMALF; translated from the coding sequence ATGAATAATGTTGCCGGACTCATTGAAAATTTCTTTGTAAGGAACAGAGAAAGATTTGGATATATTCATATGGGGATGTTTGTTGTCTTTATGGCGCTAATCTTTATTCCGCCCTTTTTGTCATTGCCGGCAGAGGATGATGCGATATGGAACAACTTCACGCTTATATCAAGGTTTTTGATATGGGGGTTGTGGTTTCCGTTGGTACTGCTTTCAGTGATTTTGTTTGGAAGACTCTGGTGCGGACTTTTGTGCCCGCAGGGTGCATTGAGCGAATACGCAGGCAGAAAGGGGCTGAATAGGCCTATCCCGAGGTGGATGCGGTGGGAAGGTATGCCCGTGGTCAGTTTCATTTTTATTACAACCCTTGCCCAGCTTATAGGCGCCAGAGATTATCCTCCGGCTGCTATGGAAGTTCTTGGAGGGACAATGGTTTTAGCTGCGATAGTTGGCTTTGTTTATGCGAGCGGGCGAAGGCCGTGGTGCCGGTATCTCTGTCCCATAGGTCCGCTCCTCGGCATATTTTCAAGGCTTGGCGCTGTAAGCTTTGAGAAAAATGGCGGGAACGGAAAAGGTTGTGTCTGCCCCACCTTTATAAATACAACAAACAAGGTTGCAAGCTCCAACTGTATTGAGTGCTTCAGATGTGTAAATCCAGAGACGTCCAGCTCTCTGCATCTGAATATAAGACGTCCCGGGCTTGAGATAGAAGAAATAAAAACAAGGGAACCGAACATCTTGGAAGTGTTATTTCTATTTTTAGCAACAGGCCTTGCATTAGGCGCTTTCCACTGGCAGGTAAACCCAATTTACATACAATATAAACAGGCGATTGGCAGTTTTTTATTAAATTACAGTTTAGGAGATTTTATAGGAAAAAGCGGCCCGTGGTGGATTATGGTTAATTATCAAGAGGCAGGGGAGGTATTTAACTGGCTTGATTTTACATCCATAACAAGCTTTATGCTGTTAAGTATGATATCTATTACTGTTGTTCTGTTCCTATTAACGTTGCTGTCTGCCTTTATGCTGAGGGAAAAAGAGGATGTTATGACAAAGGTAGCAAGATTGGGTTATTTATACACGCCGGTTGCTCTGATATCCCTTGTATTGGGTCTCGGCTTGATACTTTTCCAGTCATTGGTCAGTCTTGGTTTAAACAAAGAAACAGTACATACAATCCAGTGGGCTCTTTTTACAGGCGGCGGTATATGGAGTTTATATATGGCTGCAAGGCTTCATGGGTTGTTTAGCCAGGCAATGATACCGAATATACTTGGAATAGGGTTGGTAGCCGCGGCATGGAATATGGCGCTATTTTAA
- a CDS encoding FTR1 family protein → MSFRRTFCIAVVFIFFVSASVFAGEKRWTDVGHEIEGILNRGADAYSEGRIDNAKASISEAYFNAFEGSGMETAVGLYISTDRKTLLESMFGDIRKAMAANAPADDIKKKIGLLARALEKDAKKLLEKGEGKEGSPYAAFFNSFIIILREGFEAILVISALTAYLTKAGQKDKVRTVYKGAVAAIIASLVTAVLLQTVITISGAGREAIEGVTMLFATAVLFYVSYWLITKIEIARWQHYIKSKVESSLSKGNILALGFAAFLSVYREGAETILFYQALYSTSDGNGSAIIAGFAAGSLCLIGLFILIKYGSVRIPIGPFFAVTSAFLYYLAFTFAGKGILELQEAEWISSTYIEGFPTIGLLGIYPTWEGILLQGGLVALLIAAVIYSLVLRPYKETITVAKDITHIESDINSIHEILDDVSRHAMICHGLSSGIADRETDEIRKHLVEIDKKVHEVAGHMDKLAKGLEDVFLELEKNIKKG, encoded by the coding sequence ATGTCATTTAGGCGAACATTTTGCATTGCTGTTGTATTTATATTTTTTGTTTCTGCATCTGTCTTTGCAGGTGAAAAGAGATGGACAGATGTTGGTCATGAAATAGAGGGTATTTTGAATAGAGGCGCGGATGCGTACTCAGAGGGAAGGATAGATAATGCAAAGGCATCTATATCTGAGGCATATTTTAATGCCTTTGAAGGAAGCGGTATGGAGACTGCTGTGGGCTTATATATCTCCACAGACAGGAAGACTCTTCTGGAATCCATGTTCGGCGATATAAGAAAGGCTATGGCTGCAAATGCGCCTGCGGATGATATAAAGAAAAAAATTGGCCTGCTTGCAAGGGCATTGGAAAAGGACGCCAAAAAACTCCTGGAAAAGGGTGAGGGGAAGGAAGGGTCGCCATACGCCGCATTCTTTAATTCGTTCATAATAATCTTACGGGAGGGTTTTGAGGCAATCCTTGTAATAAGCGCGCTTACAGCCTACCTTACAAAGGCAGGGCAGAAGGATAAGGTTAGAACAGTATATAAGGGCGCGGTAGCGGCCATCATTGCAAGTCTTGTTACCGCTGTTCTTCTCCAGACAGTAATCACCATCAGCGGCGCCGGCAGGGAGGCCATTGAAGGGGTTACAATGCTATTTGCCACTGCGGTTTTGTTTTATGTGAGCTACTGGCTTATAACAAAGATAGAGATCGCAAGGTGGCAGCATTACATAAAATCAAAGGTGGAGAGTTCTCTGAGCAAAGGCAATATCCTTGCGCTGGGCTTTGCCGCATTTCTATCTGTTTATCGCGAGGGCGCTGAGACAATACTTTTTTATCAGGCATTGTATTCCACATCAGACGGTAATGGCAGCGCAATCATTGCTGGATTTGCCGCGGGCTCTCTCTGTCTCATTGGTCTATTTATCCTGATTAAATATGGAAGCGTCAGGATTCCAATAGGCCCTTTTTTCGCTGTAACATCCGCATTCCTTTATTATCTTGCCTTTACATTTGCAGGAAAGGGGATATTGGAACTGCAGGAGGCTGAATGGATTTCTTCTACATACATTGAAGGATTTCCAACAATAGGTTTGTTGGGCATATACCCGACATGGGAAGGGATATTACTTCAGGGGGGTCTTGTTGCATTGCTTATAGCAGCTGTTATTTATAGCCTTGTTTTGAGGCCTTACAAAGAAACGATAACAGTTGCAAAGGACATAACCCATATAGAGTCTGATATAAACAGCATCCATGAAATATTAGACGATGTGAGCCGGCATGCCATGATATGCCACGGGTTATCCAGCGGAATTGCAGACAGGGAGACGGATGAGATAAGAAAACACCTTGTAGAGATAGATAAAAAGGTGCATGAGGTGGCAGGGCATATGGATAAACTTGCAAAAGGGCTTGAAGATGTGTTTTTGGAATTGGAAAAAAATATAAAGAAGGGCTGA
- the arcC gene encoding carbamate kinase — MIEKPITIVSIGGNTLIRKGEKGEIEEQFEHTERCMTYVARLAAQGFRIAITHGNGPIVGNIVIRNEAAKDIIPAMPLYICNADSGGGIGFMIQQTLYNQLKQLNIKRSVATVITQVVIDKNDTAFSHPTKPIGPFYTKEEAVKNQKEKGWTIVEDSNRGYRRVVPSPKPLKVVEADVIKKLVLDGIIVIAAGGGGLPVAESPDGSLKAMDAVIDKDLATAVLAKEIKAETFIDLTSIDKVYINFGKPNQTGLDKLTLSEVRKYLDAGEFAPGSMGPKIEAAIEFLEAGGKEVIITTPELLESAIEGKAGTRITPL; from the coding sequence ATGATAGAGAAACCCATAACCATAGTATCCATAGGCGGCAATACACTTATCAGGAAGGGAGAAAAAGGTGAGATTGAAGAGCAGTTTGAGCATACGGAAAGATGTATGACCTATGTTGCGCGGCTGGCTGCGCAAGGTTTTAGAATAGCCATAACCCATGGAAACGGCCCTATCGTTGGAAATATCGTTATAAGAAATGAGGCTGCAAAGGATATTATCCCGGCCATGCCCCTTTATATATGTAACGCCGATTCAGGGGGCGGCATAGGTTTTATGATTCAGCAGACTTTGTATAATCAGTTAAAACAGCTAAATATAAAAAGAAGTGTGGCTACTGTTATTACCCAGGTTGTGATTGATAAAAATGACACGGCATTTTCTCATCCAACAAAACCAATAGGGCCTTTTTACACAAAGGAAGAAGCAGTAAAAAACCAAAAGGAGAAAGGCTGGACAATTGTGGAAGACAGCAACAGGGGCTACAGAAGGGTTGTCCCCTCCCCTAAGCCGCTAAAGGTTGTTGAGGCGGATGTTATAAAAAAACTGGTATTGGACGGCATTATTGTGATTGCTGCCGGCGGCGGAGGGCTACCTGTAGCGGAATCGCCGGATGGCAGTCTAAAAGCCATGGATGCTGTGATAGATAAGGATTTGGCAACTGCTGTATTGGCCAAAGAGATAAAGGCAGAAACATTTATAGACCTGACATCAATTGATAAGGTTTATATAAATTTTGGCAAACCCAACCAAACCGGATTAGACAAACTTACTCTTTCAGAGGTCAGAAAATACCTTGATGCCGGAGAATTTGCCCCCGGAAGCATGGGGCCTAAGATAGAAGCAGCCATTGAATTTCTTGAGGCAGGTGGCAAAGAGGTTATAATAACAACGCCGGAACTTCTTGAATCGGCAATAGAAGGAAAGGCCGGTACGAGGATTACTCCATTGTAA
- a CDS encoding GPMC system MBL fold metallohydrolase gives MKIIILGCGTSTGVPVIGCKCNVCASKDAKNKRTRSSILITANNRNILIDTATDLRQQSLTHKIERIDAVLYTHPHADHIHGIDELRSFNMIQKRPIPCYGSEFTINRIRSMFNYIFAVEENDGWKPELETFLISAPFNLFGLLVQPINVYHGKMQALGFRIERLAYITDCSQIPDGSKEELKNLDVLILGALRHKPHPTHFSIQEAVQIGAELKSKRVILTHLSHNLDYDETNKALPAGFELAYDGMEIAL, from the coding sequence ATGAAGATAATCATATTAGGCTGCGGAACATCCACAGGGGTTCCTGTAATTGGCTGTAAATGCAACGTATGCGCATCAAAAGACGCTAAAAATAAGCGGACACGTTCATCCATTCTTATAACTGCAAATAACAGGAATATCCTGATAGACACGGCAACTGATTTGAGGCAACAGTCCCTGACCCATAAGATAGAGCGGATTGACGCTGTTCTTTATACCCATCCCCATGCTGACCATATCCACGGCATTGACGAGCTTAGAAGTTTTAATATGATACAGAAGAGGCCGATTCCGTGTTACGGCAGTGAATTTACAATCAACCGCATAAGGAGTATGTTTAATTACATCTTTGCAGTTGAGGAAAATGACGGATGGAAGCCGGAGCTTGAGACCTTTCTGATTTCAGCGCCGTTTAACCTTTTTGGTCTTTTGGTTCAGCCGATAAATGTTTATCACGGCAAAATGCAGGCGCTTGGATTTAGAATTGAGAGGCTTGCATATATAACAGACTGCAGCCAGATTCCGGACGGGTCTAAAGAAGAGCTTAAAAATCTTGATGTATTGATATTAGGGGCCCTTCGCCATAAACCGCATCCCACTCACTTCAGTATTCAGGAGGCTGTCCAGATCGGGGCAGAGCTAAAATCTAAAAGGGTTATTCTTACCCACTTAAGCCATAACCTGGATTATGATGAAACAAATAAGGCGCTTCCTGCCGGATTTGAACTGGCATATGATGGAATGGAGATTGCGCTATAG